In Aquila chrysaetos chrysaetos chromosome 17, bAquChr1.4, whole genome shotgun sequence, one genomic interval encodes:
- the BHLHE41 gene encoding LOW QUALITY PROTEIN: class E basic helix-loop-helix protein 41 (The sequence of the model RefSeq protein was modified relative to this genomic sequence to represent the inferred CDS: inserted 2 bases in 1 codon; deleted 1 base in 1 codon) gives MTMITAIAITRGKAGVSQGGPRAGSGDPPPPPSSSSSSSSSPVPPAPPPAPPPARPARAAREPGAGLAGGARAPRAGTARRGAARRVQTRGAACAAGGRARGERERGGQGERQRRRRGGGTTTKRRTLSPLHGRGGRGLHVRSVARGSPKSDLSIPQARSKAATKRQPLPDMDEGISRLPERQLLEHRDFIGLDYPSLYMCKPKRGVKRDESKETYKLPHRLIEKKRRDRINECIAQLKDLLPEHLKLTTLGHLEKAVVLELTLKHLKALTALTEQQHQKIIALQNGERSMKSPVQADLDAFHSGFQTCAKEVLQYLSRFESWTPREQRCAQLLGHLHSISTQFLPGPQLLSPPPGPLSKGSSSSSSPPAPPCAPGHKPEGQANCVPVIQRTHAAELSAETDTDTDSGYGGEGEARPERGAAAAAGXGPLPALAIKQEPSGDEAPPAPKRLKLDGGGSSPLPGPPGLPARGAEAAAAAAAAAALVRPDAALLGSLMALGAGGGGAPFGQPAAAAPFCLPFYFISPSAAAAYMQPFLDKGSLEKYLYPAAPIPLLYPGIPAQAAAAAAAAAASSFPCLSSVLGPAEKAAAAAAAGLPPAPHLPHPFAAAAAAGLAAAEPCEEAETAAAEEPGAEGP, from the exons ATGACAATGATAACAGCAATAGCAATAACACGGGGGAAAGCCGGTGTCTCGCAGGGCGGCCCCCGGGCCGgcagcggggacccccccccccccccctcctcctcctcctcctcctcctcctccccggtcccgcccgccccgcccccagccccgccccccgcccgcccggcgcgCGCCGCACGTGAGCCGGGTGCGGGGCTGGCTGGCGGCGCGCGTGCCCCGCGGGCAggcacggcacggcgcggcgcggcgcggcgggtgCAAACTCGCGGCGCGGCGTGTgctgcgggcgggcgggcgcgcggGGAGCGGGAGCGAGGCGGGCAGGGGGAGCGGCagcggcggaggcggggggggggaacgacgACGAAGCGCCGCACACTTTCGCCACTGCACGGGAGAGGGGGACGGGGGCTGCATGTGCGCAGCGTCGCTCGCGGATCTCCAAAGAGTGATCTCAGCATCCCGCAGGCTCGGTCAAAAGCAGCGACGAAACGTCAGCCGCTGCCAGACATGGATGAAGGAATCTCCCGCTTGCCGGAGAGGCAGCTACTGGAGCATAGGGATTTTATAGG gctggactACCCTTCCCTGTATATGTGCAAGCCCAAAAGAGGCGTGAAGAGGGACGAGAGCAAG GAAACGTACAAACTGCCACATAGACTGATAGAAAAGAAGAGGCGAGACAGGATTAACGAATGCATTGCCCAGCTGAAGGATTTACTGCCCGAGCATCTGAAATTGACG ACGCTGGGCCACCTGGAGAAAGCGGTGGTGCTGGAACTGACTTTGAAGCACTTGAAAGCGCTAACGGCCTTAACggagcagcagcaccagaaGATCATCGCTTTGCAGAACG GGGAGCGGTCCATGAAGTCTCCCGTGCAGGCCGACCTGGACGCCTTCCACTCGGGCTTTCAGACGTGCGCCAAGGAAGTGCTGCAGTACCTCTCCCGCTTCGAGAGCTGGACCCCCCGCGAGCAGCGATGCGCCCAGCTCCTCGGCCACCTGCACTCCATCTCCACGCAGTTCCTCCCCGGCCCCCAGCTgctctccccgccgccgggccccctCAGCAAGggatcctcctcctcttcctccccgcccgcc cccccctgCGCGCCGGGCCACAAGCCGGAGGGCCAGGCTAACTGCGTGCCCGTCATCCAGCGGACTCACGCCGCCGAGCTCAGCGCCGAGACCGACACGGACACGGACAGCGGCTACGGCGGGGAGGGCGAGGCGCGCCCCGAGCGcggcgccgcggcggcggccgg ggggccGCTGCCGGCCCTGGCCATCAAGCAGGAGCCCTCGGGGGACGAGGCGCCCCCCGCGCCCAAGCGGCTGAAGCTggacggcggcggcagcagccccctgcccggcccgccggggctgccggcgcGGGGcgccgaggcggcggcggcggcggcggcggcggcggcgctggtGAGACCCGACGCCGCCCTGCTGGGCTCGCTGATGGCCctgggggcgggcggcggcggggcccccTTCGGacagccggcggcggcggccccttTCTGCCTGCCCTTCTACTTCATctccccctccgccgccgccgcctaCATGCAGCCCTTCCTGGATAAGGGCAGCCTGGAGAAGTATCTCTACCCCGCCGCCCCCATCCCGCTCCTCTACCCGGGCATCCCGGCCcaggcggccgccgccgcggccgccgccgccgcctcctctttcccctgcctctcctccgTGCTCGGCCCCGCCGAGaaggcggccgccgccgccgccgccgggctgccCCCGGCGCCCCACCTCCCGCACCccttcgccgccgccgccgccgccgggctggCCGCCGCCGAGCCCTGCGAGGAGGCCGAGACCGCGGCCGCCGAGGAACCCGGCGCCGAGGGCCCGtga